One window from the genome of Acanthochromis polyacanthus isolate Apoly-LR-REF ecotype Palm Island chromosome 21, KAUST_Apoly_ChrSc, whole genome shotgun sequence encodes:
- the cavin1a gene encoding LOW QUALITY PROTEIN: caveolae-associated protein 1 (The sequence of the model RefSeq protein was modified relative to this genomic sequence to represent the inferred CDS: inserted 1 base in 1 codon) — MADAGVKKELAEVSYDDDEVALVGAATEPAVDDDDPAEEVGLVLATGSGDKSEAQMNGVMVLSLLDKIIGVVDKXQQTQNGLEARQEAMEKSVSTIQGELAKLSKNHVGTTNTVNKMLEKVRKVSVNVKTVRSNLEKQAGQIKKLESNENELLKRRNFKVLIYQDQVKPPKASKTKTGEAVVEGKAVEGLEQIPEEEQEGCPASLNSDEEVEIEEIIEESRTKRLQRTTKQQVDNIKKAFSKEKMEKTKLKTKENLEKTKQRTRENLEKTRQRTRDNLEKTKHSLEKKIGKLGTRMTPNQERRAKMKTSKEKVKKSLTPDHTVYARSKTTVYRVPPFTFHVKKIREGEEEVMQNTEMVEVSEAEVQPGGEENGLGLHVEVEEGELVSVDSPEMEALLAVTEDSQLVSVEPDHLKMAQHE, encoded by the exons ATGGCAGATGCAGGTGTCAAGAAGGAGCTCGCAGAAGTGTCTTACGATGATGACGAGGTCGCTCTGGTGGGAGCCGCCACAGAGCCGGCGGTGGATGACGACGACCCCGCTGAGGAGGTGGGCCTGGTGCTGGCCACCGGCTCCGGAGACAAGAGTGAAGCTCAGATGAACGGCGTCATGGTCCTGTCTTTGCTGGACAAGATCATCGGGGTGGTGGACA ATCAGCAGACCCAGAACGGTCTGGAGGCCCGGcaggaggccatggagaagtcCGTGTCGACCATCCAAGGGGAGCTGGCTAAGCTGTCCAAGAACCACGTCGGCACGACCAACACCGTCAACAAAATGCTGGAGAAGGTGCGCAAGGTCAGCGTCAACGTCAAGACGGTGCGCAGCAACCTGGAGAAGCAGGCGGGTCAGATCAAGAAGCTGGAGAGCAACGAGAACGAGCTGCTCAAGAGACGCAACTTCAAAGTCCTCATCTACCAG GACCAAGTGAAGCCACCAAAGGCATCCAAAACCAAGACAGGAGAGGCAGTAGTTGAAGGTAAAGCAGTGGAGGGCCTCGAGCAAATACCAGAGGAGGAACAAGAGGGATGTCCAGCCAGTCTCAATTCAGATGAAGAGGTGGAGATTGAGGAGATTATCGAAGAGTCTCGTACAAAACGCCTCCAGCGCACCACCAAACAGCAGGTGGACAACATAAAGAAAGCCTTCTCCAAAGAGAAAATGGAGAAGACCAAACTAAAGACcaaggagaacctggagaagaCCAAGCAGAGAACCCGTGAGAACCTGGAGAAGACAAGACAGAGAACCCGTgacaacctggagaaaaccaagCACAGCCTCGAGAAGAAGATTGGCAAGCTCGGGACCCGCATGACTCCCAACCAGGAGCGCAGGGCGAAGATGAAGACCTCCAAAGAGAAGGTGAAGAAGTCCCTCACCCCTGACCACACGGTCTACGCTCGCTCCAAGACCACCGTGTACCGTGTGCCCCCCTTTACCTTCCATGTTAAGAAGATccgagaaggagaggaggaggtgatgcAGAACACAGAGATGGTGGAGGTGTCCGAGGCAGAGGTTCAGCCGGGCGGAGAGGAGAACGGGCTGGGTTTGCACGTGGAGGTGGAGGAAGGTGAGCTGGTGAGTGTAGACAGCCCAGAGATGGAGGCTCTGTTGGCAGTGACTGAAGACTCTCAGCTGGTCAGCGTGGAGCCAGACCACCTAAAAATGGCCCAACATGAATAA